One genomic region from Ewingella sp. CoE-038-23 encodes:
- a CDS encoding LacI family DNA-binding transcriptional regulator yields MKKSITIKDIAEMAGVSITTVSRVLNNNQWVADKTKAKVDKVIKENNFSPNLVARGMISKKTHMLAVVVSDITNPYFVMLVEQIEKVCLHAGYKVMLFDTQSANKGPTGSAQHIDENIFTSVISSQLDGVIILGGEIDYLVVPESYLEALKKLTETIPTVVVGRHIPQLDYPCIVRDQTHSVELVTQHLIDKGYQKIAFIGGSEKVYITKQRIKAFKDQLAKAGLTADDSLIVETNFYLQHGYQAAERLIQQRQKGGLPEAILAINDQVAIGAIRALKDNHISVPQDIAVASCEYFPGSEYYVPRITTVDHQNAQIGQAVTTTILEIIEPREQASEHPEIVSVLIEGESC; encoded by the coding sequence ATGAAGAAAAGCATCACCATAAAAGATATTGCTGAGATGGCCGGGGTGTCGATCACCACGGTTTCCCGCGTACTCAATAACAACCAGTGGGTGGCGGATAAAACCAAAGCCAAGGTTGATAAGGTGATCAAGGAGAATAATTTCAGCCCAAACTTAGTAGCGCGCGGCATGATTTCGAAGAAAACCCACATGCTCGCGGTGGTGGTTTCTGATATCACTAACCCCTACTTCGTGATGCTAGTCGAACAGATTGAAAAGGTCTGCTTACACGCTGGCTATAAGGTTATGCTGTTCGACACACAGTCCGCCAATAAAGGCCCGACGGGCTCTGCGCAGCATATCGACGAGAACATTTTTACCTCGGTGATCAGCAGCCAGCTCGACGGCGTGATTATTCTCGGTGGCGAAATTGACTACCTTGTGGTGCCGGAGAGCTATCTTGAGGCACTGAAAAAACTCACCGAAACCATCCCTACCGTGGTAGTGGGTCGTCACATTCCGCAGCTTGATTACCCCTGTATAGTCCGCGACCAGACCCACAGCGTTGAGTTGGTCACTCAACATTTGATTGATAAGGGCTATCAGAAAATCGCCTTTATCGGCGGTTCGGAGAAGGTCTACATCACTAAACAGCGGATAAAAGCCTTCAAAGATCAGCTGGCGAAAGCCGGATTAACGGCCGATGACAGCCTGATCGTTGAGACCAACTTTTACCTGCAACACGGCTATCAGGCCGCAGAACGCCTGATACAGCAGCGTCAAAAAGGCGGGCTTCCTGAAGCCATTTTGGCGATTAACGATCAGGTCGCCATCGGGGCTATCCGAGCGTTAAAAGATAACCATATCAGCGTGCCGCAAGATATTGCGGTCGCCAGCTGCGAGTACTTCCCTGGCAGCGAATATTACGTTCCACGCATTACCACGGTTGACCATCAAAATGCACAGATCGGTCAGGCGGTTACCACCACTATTCTGGAAATCATCGAGCCGCGTGAGCAGGCGAGTGAGCATCCGGAAATTGTCTCTGTGCTGATTGAAGGCGAGTCTTGCTAA
- a CDS encoding LysR family transcriptional regulator → MMSSTLDIELLRTFHAVAKLGQFRAAAAQVNKSPAAVSVHIQRLEAIAGGRLFDRDNQSVILTPLGERLLATTGSLLRAHDQILDELRTAPLKGHIKLGVPDEYAAYVIRDILPTFNMSYPDVVLEITTAPSFTLRNLIGQERLDIAISVCAAGSRSEGLLLMATTPVWVGGVGMALTPESPLPLALHASHCPYSEAMTSSLSDAKLGWRVLLTSPSSSAIEACVETGLGISLIDRARVKPTMRILENLPKVPTYEVYLLRSPSTDSSQAVSALEKVIAEQFRL, encoded by the coding sequence ATGATGTCTTCAACCTTAGATATAGAACTACTGCGCACCTTTCACGCCGTGGCGAAGTTAGGCCAATTTCGCGCGGCGGCCGCGCAGGTGAATAAAAGCCCGGCGGCGGTGAGCGTGCATATCCAAAGATTGGAGGCGATTGCGGGCGGCAGGCTGTTTGACCGCGATAACCAGTCGGTGATCCTCACGCCGTTGGGCGAACGATTACTGGCAACCACCGGCAGCCTGCTGCGGGCTCATGACCAGATCCTCGATGAGCTTCGTACCGCGCCGCTAAAAGGCCACATCAAGCTGGGCGTGCCTGATGAATATGCGGCCTATGTGATCCGCGATATCTTGCCGACTTTTAATATGAGTTATCCCGATGTTGTGCTGGAAATCACGACCGCGCCCAGCTTCACGCTGAGGAACCTGATAGGGCAGGAGCGTTTGGATATTGCCATTTCGGTTTGTGCCGCGGGGTCACGTTCCGAGGGTTTATTGCTGATGGCTACTACGCCGGTGTGGGTGGGAGGAGTGGGGATGGCGCTCACGCCGGAAAGCCCGCTGCCGTTGGCACTGCACGCCAGCCATTGCCCCTATAGTGAAGCCATGACTAGCTCGCTTTCTGACGCAAAGTTGGGCTGGCGTGTGCTCCTCACCAGTCCCTCTTCTAGTGCAATTGAAGCCTGCGTGGAAACCGGCTTAGGTATCAGCCTGATAGATCGCGCGCGGGTAAAACCGACGATGCGTATTCTAGAAAACTTACCCAAAGTCCCGACTTACGAAGTGTACTTACTGCGTTCTCCCTCCACCGACTCTTCCCAAGCGGTGTCGGCACTTGAGAAGGTTATTGCTGAGCAGTTTCGGCTGTGA
- a CDS encoding IS1 family transposase (programmed frameshift) translates to MASVSISCPSCSATEGVVRNGKSTAGHQRYLCSHCRKTWQLQFTYTASQPGTHQKIIDMAMNGVGCRASARIMGVGLNTVLRHFKKLRPQSVTSRIQPGSDVIVCAEMDEQWGYVGAKSRQRWLFYAYDRIRRTVVAHVFGERTLATLERLLSLLSAFEVVVWMTDGWPLYESRLKGELHVISKRYTQRIERHNLNLRQHLSRLGRKSLSFSKSVELHDKVIGHYLNIKHYQ, encoded by the exons GTGGCTTCTGTTTCTATCAGCTGTCCCTCCTGTTCAGCTACTGAAGGCGTGGTGCGTAACGGTAAAAGTACTGCCGGACATCAGCGCTATCTCTGCTCTCACTGCCGTAAAACATGGCAGCTACAGTTCACTTACACCGCTTCTCAACCCGGTACGCATCAGAAAATCATTGATATGGCCATGAATGGCGTCGGATGTCGCGCCAGTGCACGCATTATGGGCGTTGGCCTCAACACGGTTTTACGACACT TTAAAAAACTCAGGCCGCAGTCGGTAACCTCGCGCATACAACCGGGCAGTGATGTGATTGTCTGCGCGGAAATGGACGAACAGTGGGGTTACGTCGGCGCTAAATCACGCCAGCGCTGGTTGTTTTACGCGTATGACAGGATACGGAGGACGGTTGTGGCGCACGTATTCGGTGAACGCACGTTGGCCACGCTGGAGCGTCTTCTGAGCCTGCTGTCGGCCTTTGAGGTCGTGGTATGGATGACGGATGGCTGGCCGCTGTATGAATCACGCCTGAAGGGAGAACTGCACGTTATCAGCAAGCGATATACGCAGCGCATTGAGCGGCATAACCTGAATCTGAGGCAGCATCTGTCAAGGCTGGGCAGGAAGTCACTGTCGTTCTCAAAATCGGTGGAGCTGCATGACAAAGTCATCGGGCATTATCTGAACATAAAACACTATCAGTAA
- a CDS encoding amino acid ABC transporter permease: MSDSMLSFYHDFLDQWPLIYLGILATVKLTVVISVTGFLLGVVVFYLSLSKNSRLARCVEAYKSFFIGTPLICIIYILYYGLPTHGFRLSPFEVTVLGFTLNIAAYNAAYMLTAYNGLDKTQLEAASAQGFSRLQIYSYIILPQVLRTSVPALTNQVIHNLKDSSLAFLVQYPELFARMQELAAGNFEFFKTYSLTAVFYILMASVIYFFAKNIERRVQPV, translated from the coding sequence ATGAGTGACAGCATGCTCAGTTTCTACCACGATTTTCTCGACCAGTGGCCACTGATCTATTTAGGCATTTTGGCGACGGTTAAGCTGACAGTGGTGATTTCCGTCACCGGTTTCCTGCTGGGCGTGGTGGTCTTCTATCTTAGCCTGAGCAAAAATAGCCGTCTCGCTCGCTGTGTTGAAGCCTATAAATCCTTTTTCATCGGCACGCCGCTGATCTGCATTATTTACATTCTCTATTATGGGCTGCCGACCCACGGATTCAGGCTGTCTCCCTTTGAAGTGACGGTGCTGGGCTTCACGCTAAACATTGCGGCCTACAACGCGGCATATATGTTGACGGCCTACAACGGGCTAGACAAAACCCAGCTGGAAGCCGCGTCGGCACAGGGTTTTAGCCGCTTGCAGATCTACAGCTATATCATTCTGCCTCAGGTGTTGCGCACCTCCGTCCCGGCATTGACTAATCAGGTGATCCATAACCTCAAAGACAGTTCTTTGGCGTTTTTGGTGCAGTATCCCGAGCTGTTTGCGCGCATGCAGGAGTTGGCGGCAGGCAATTTCGAATTCTTCAAAACCTATTCGTTGACGGCCGTGTTCTACATCCTCATGGCGTCCGTTATCTACTTTTTCGCCAAAAATATTGAACGACGGGTGCAGCCGGTTTAG
- a CDS encoding amino acid ABC transporter ATP-binding protein, which translates to MSILQVSDLVKQFDGNRVLDGVNLAIAAGATQVIMGPSGCGKTTLIRCLNLLERPTSGQITFHGEELLGKEVDVRLLRSKIGFVFQSFALYRHLSVLDNVTLALRKIQGKHKEQARALAREELAYFEMSAHEKKFPAQLSGGQKQRVALARTLVMKPEIVILDEPTSALDPLMSQEVALIIKKLESRKVTTVCVTHDIAFANEISDNVAFMYGGKIMAQGSVSQLAHSSPLPEVQRFFRKMRYE; encoded by the coding sequence GTGTCGATATTACAAGTGTCCGATTTGGTGAAGCAGTTCGACGGCAACCGGGTGTTAGATGGCGTGAACCTTGCTATCGCCGCCGGTGCGACTCAGGTCATTATGGGGCCTTCCGGCTGTGGCAAAACCACGCTCATTCGCTGCCTTAATTTGCTGGAGCGACCAACATCGGGCCAAATCACCTTTCATGGCGAAGAGTTGTTGGGTAAAGAGGTGGATGTGCGTTTATTGCGCAGCAAGATAGGCTTTGTTTTTCAGAGCTTTGCGCTCTATCGCCATCTTAGCGTGTTAGACAATGTGACGCTGGCTTTGCGCAAAATTCAGGGGAAACACAAAGAGCAGGCGCGTGCTCTGGCGCGGGAGGAGCTGGCCTATTTTGAGATGTCGGCACACGAGAAGAAGTTTCCGGCACAGCTGTCTGGCGGGCAAAAGCAGCGCGTGGCGCTGGCGCGAACGCTGGTGATGAAGCCTGAAATTGTGATTTTGGACGAACCTACTTCCGCCCTCGACCCTCTGATGAGCCAGGAAGTGGCGCTAATAATTAAAAAGCTCGAGAGCCGCAAAGTCACCACCGTTTGCGTAACCCATGACATAGCTTTTGCTAATGAAATCAGTGATAACGTCGCTTTTATGTACGGCGGGAAAATTATGGCGCAAGGCTCGGTGAGCCAACTTGCCCATTCCTCCCCCCTTCCTGAAGTGCAGCGATTCTTTCGGAAAATGCGCTATGAGTGA
- a CDS encoding YebG family protein: protein MAVETKFVVVRKGEEKMTFANKKEADAYDKMLDMADAFTDWLLQSELEIDESLAENIALRLAEQKDTVQYILRTSKLPEEEAMKAPVAKAEDPAVTETEESLEETTEKTAAAPAPKKSGAVKAA from the coding sequence ATGGCTGTTGAAACAAAGTTTGTTGTCGTCAGAAAAGGTGAAGAAAAAATGACATTTGCCAATAAGAAGGAAGCGGACGCTTACGACAAAATGCTCGATATGGCTGATGCTTTTACTGACTGGCTGTTGCAAAGCGAACTGGAAATTGATGAATCGCTGGCAGAAAATATCGCCCTGCGTCTGGCTGAGCAAAAAGATACCGTTCAGTACATCCTGCGTACCAGCAAGCTGCCGGAAGAAGAAGCCATGAAAGCTCCTGTCGCGAAGGCGGAAGATCCGGCGGTGACTGAAACTGAAGAATCACTGGAAGAAACGACTGAAAAAACCGCAGCAGCGCCAGCTCCTAAAAAGTCCGGTGCGGTTAAAGCCGCCTGA
- a CDS encoding PAAR domain-containing protein: MARGLACLGDKTSFGAVVSATATWFEGDKPIARTGDKATCSKCDGVFEIFASAQDWAEEGKAYVATGDRVLCNCPDHYVFGSTSQYTSTPVGVLTSRNTHQSSVSTQQVKDSTSRNSLRFQCCGDNGQLMACCRYTVIFPDGRSETGMTDEKGMTAWHFSESVENINLHILMD, translated from the coding sequence ATGGCCAGAGGATTGGCATGTCTTGGTGATAAAACCAGTTTTGGTGCGGTCGTTTCTGCCACCGCAACCTGGTTTGAAGGTGATAAACCCATAGCTCGCACAGGCGACAAAGCCACTTGTAGCAAATGCGACGGGGTGTTTGAAATCTTTGCATCAGCCCAAGATTGGGCGGAAGAGGGCAAGGCGTATGTCGCTACCGGCGATAGGGTATTGTGCAATTGCCCAGATCACTATGTTTTTGGCTCTACCTCGCAATATACCAGCACACCAGTTGGTGTCCTGACGTCTCGTAATACCCATCAATCCTCTGTGTCGACACAGCAGGTGAAAGACTCAACTTCCCGAAATAGCCTTCGATTCCAGTGTTGCGGTGACAATGGTCAGTTGATGGCATGCTGCCGCTACACCGTGATATTCCCTGATGGACGCTCGGAAACAGGAATGACCGACGAAAAGGGTATGACGGCGTGGCATTTTTCTGAATCCGTTGAAAACATTAATCTGCATATACTAATGGACTAA
- a CDS encoding SIS domain-containing protein: MKPTMMTYIHQQHEVLLNILNGYPKTIPVVQDKKEWLILATGSSINAAKSAKYYIEKLTRARITIEEPFNYQFFEKPNPAIDLVMGVSQSGESTSTLNAMRHIKQYSNAQTYGVTSKMDSELAKSVDIAIDIQNGEERVGYVTKGYTATILTLMLLGLRSARAEGAISEQQEHAELAMFKAAIDAIPTIIDDTEAFYQTWKEELVPSPRFTSIGYGPAVGVCQEMATKFAETVRVPSQGIEMETFMHGPYFEVNPHHRIFFIEVESVAKERLLLLREYEKKCTPFIYSLKIGTSDEPRTLAIDAKVSEYIAPLIAVIPFQILAHHIAEDKGNNLGQRIFTDFGVSVKSKTKPGDYN, from the coding sequence GTGAAGCCGACCATGATGACCTATATTCATCAGCAGCATGAAGTATTGTTAAATATCCTTAATGGATATCCTAAGACAATCCCTGTTGTTCAAGATAAGAAAGAGTGGTTAATACTCGCCACCGGCTCCAGTATTAATGCGGCAAAAAGCGCCAAGTATTATATTGAGAAACTAACCCGCGCCAGAATTACTATCGAAGAACCTTTCAATTATCAGTTCTTTGAAAAGCCAAACCCGGCGATTGATTTAGTCATGGGCGTTTCCCAAAGTGGCGAAAGCACCTCCACGCTGAACGCCATGCGCCACATTAAGCAGTACAGCAACGCGCAAACCTACGGCGTCACCAGCAAGATGGACAGCGAACTGGCGAAGAGCGTTGATATCGCTATTGATATTCAAAACGGTGAAGAACGTGTAGGCTACGTCACCAAAGGTTATACCGCGACGATCCTCACCCTGATGTTACTAGGTTTACGCAGTGCCAGAGCCGAAGGCGCCATTAGCGAACAGCAAGAACACGCCGAACTGGCGATGTTCAAAGCCGCCATCGACGCCATTCCCACCATCATTGATGATACCGAGGCTTTCTACCAAACCTGGAAGGAGGAGCTGGTCCCCTCGCCGCGTTTCACCAGTATCGGCTATGGCCCGGCGGTGGGCGTTTGTCAGGAGATGGCGACCAAATTTGCCGAAACGGTGCGCGTCCCCTCTCAAGGTATTGAGATGGAGACCTTCATGCATGGTCCCTATTTCGAGGTGAATCCGCACCATCGCATCTTCTTTATCGAAGTGGAAAGCGTCGCCAAAGAGCGTTTGTTGCTGCTCAGAGAATATGAGAAGAAATGCACACCCTTTATTTACAGCCTGAAGATTGGCACAAGCGATGAGCCGCGAACTTTAGCAATTGATGCCAAAGTCAGCGAATATATTGCGCCACTGATTGCCGTGATCCCTTTCCAGATATTGGCTCATCATATTGCTGAAGATAAAGGCAATAACCTCGGCCAGCGTATTTTTACCGATTTTGGCGTCTCGGTGAAAAGTAAAACCAAACCCGGTGATTATAACTAA
- the phoC gene encoding acid phosphatase PhoC: MKRLTTFCLAGLVSFNAFALTGNDATTKPDLYYLKNDQAINSLNLLPPPPAVGSIAFLNDQAMYEQGRLLRSTERGKQAAEDANLSGGGVANAFSGAFGSPITAKDTPELHKLLTNMIEDAGDLATRGAKEKYMRIRPFAFYGVPTCNTTEQDKLSKNGSYPSGHTSIGWATALVLTEINPQRQDQILQRGYDLGQSRVICGYHWQSDVDAARIVGSAVVATLHTNDAFQQQLKKAKEEFAKQHK, from the coding sequence ATGAAAAGACTGACCACTTTTTGCCTCGCAGGACTTGTTTCATTTAATGCGTTTGCCTTGACTGGCAACGATGCCACCACCAAACCGGATCTCTACTATTTAAAGAATGACCAGGCCATCAATAGCCTGAACCTGCTGCCACCACCACCGGCAGTGGGCAGCATTGCATTCCTCAATGACCAGGCGATGTATGAGCAGGGCCGTCTGCTGCGTTCAACCGAGCGCGGCAAACAGGCCGCTGAAGATGCAAACCTGAGCGGAGGGGGCGTGGCGAATGCTTTCTCCGGTGCATTTGGCTCACCGATCACTGCCAAAGACACGCCGGAGCTGCACAAGCTGCTGACCAATATGATTGAAGATGCCGGAGACCTGGCCACGCGTGGCGCGAAAGAGAAGTACATGCGTATCCGCCCGTTTGCCTTCTATGGCGTCCCGACCTGTAATACCACCGAGCAGGATAAGCTTTCGAAAAACGGTTCTTATCCTTCCGGCCATACTTCTATTGGCTGGGCAACGGCGTTAGTGCTGACTGAAATCAACCCGCAACGTCAGGATCAAATCCTGCAGCGTGGTTATGATTTAGGCCAGAGCCGCGTGATTTGTGGATACCACTGGCAGAGTGATGTGGATGCGGCTCGAATCGTCGGTTCAGCAGTTGTGGCAACGCTGCACACCAACGACGCTTTCCAGCAGCAACTGAAGAAAGCCAAAGAAGAGTTCGCGAAACAGCATAAATAA
- a CDS encoding DMT family transporter, with product MLNHHTTKILPAKSDKKALTSTLSLLACEALLVVAWSSGFVGARFSIDYTSAFLVVFWRCVLVTVILFPFVISQLRRTSLATIALNAGIGLLAMAGYLAGVVKGIELGVSAGLAALMADLLPIGTALLALIFMRQKPANVVWIGLLLGVGGVLMVSWSSLSWKAVPLWAYALPLLGMLSLAGATLLQKQFQPSVPLNLTTTLWLQSAASSLAFAIFVGMQEPLLPEISRGFTLSVLWTGLFSTFGGYGLYWFCLQRTSAVRVTSVLFLSPPVTLLWAWAMFDEPLSWTMLAGMAVSLLGIGMVIKGDSKISRFKAR from the coding sequence ATGCTAAATCACCACACGACAAAGATTCTCCCGGCAAAATCTGACAAAAAGGCCCTCACTAGCACCCTCTCACTTTTGGCTTGCGAAGCCCTGTTGGTGGTTGCCTGGAGTTCAGGGTTCGTCGGCGCAAGGTTCTCCATTGATTACACTTCGGCTTTTCTTGTGGTTTTCTGGCGCTGCGTGCTGGTCACGGTGATTTTGTTCCCCTTTGTTATTAGCCAGTTGCGCCGTACGTCGCTTGCCACGATAGCGCTCAACGCGGGCATTGGCCTGCTGGCCATGGCGGGATATCTGGCGGGAGTAGTGAAAGGCATTGAGTTGGGCGTTTCCGCCGGGCTTGCGGCATTAATGGCCGATCTTTTACCCATCGGTACCGCCCTGCTGGCACTGATCTTTATGCGGCAAAAACCAGCTAACGTGGTCTGGATCGGCTTGTTATTGGGCGTCGGCGGGGTGCTAATGGTCAGCTGGAGTAGCCTGTCGTGGAAGGCGGTTCCCCTGTGGGCCTATGCTCTGCCGCTACTTGGTATGCTGTCACTGGCCGGAGCGACCTTGCTACAAAAGCAATTTCAACCCTCGGTGCCTTTGAATCTCACCACCACGTTGTGGCTACAGAGCGCAGCGTCGTCGCTGGCTTTTGCCATATTCGTGGGGATGCAAGAGCCCTTGCTGCCGGAGATTTCGCGCGGATTTACCCTCAGCGTGTTATGGACTGGGCTGTTTTCAACTTTCGGTGGCTACGGGCTTTACTGGTTCTGCCTGCAACGCACCTCGGCGGTGCGCGTCACCAGCGTCCTGTTCCTCAGCCCGCCGGTCACCCTGCTTTGGGCATGGGCGATGTTTGATGAACCCCTTTCATGGACCATGCTGGCCGGAATGGCAGTTTCCCTGCTCGGAATTGGGATGGTTATCAAGGGAGATTCAAAGATCTCCCGATTTAAAGCGCGTTAA
- a CDS encoding PTS transporter subunit EIIC: MAIDYKMMASQIISNIGGDNNIEYLTHCATRLRFNLKDLTKVNEPALNDMPDIIKVINNNSQFQIVIGPQVEHVYQAIEQARVVEPESQMVAEPEEKTSLFNRLLSNISAIFTPYIGVLAGVGMLKGIVVLLQTMNLVHTDAYVFTVFNALASGVFTFLPLFIAVTAAEKFKTNKYIALALTAAMVYPLTTTDIPAAISVFGLSLSMKIYGGAVIPAIFAVLFLSYVERYLKKVIPEVAALVFVPCLSLIITGFVVFTFIGPIADYVGIGIAKGYFWLYQLSPVISGALLAGIGQLFVVFGVHWGIIPIALINIQVSGFDTIMPMFMSAVMGQFGAAFGAIFIARNVKDKQIAISASISAFFGITEPALYGVNLKYRMLFVFGCIGAALGGGITGLLGVKTYSFLPVLNVFELGLFSGPDSKMIYEVAAIAVAFSVPAILTIIYGKTRLAKLPIPATEKP; this comes from the coding sequence ATGGCTATTGATTATAAAATGATGGCAAGTCAGATTATTTCTAATATTGGTGGTGATAACAATATTGAATATCTCACGCATTGCGCCACGCGGTTACGTTTTAATCTAAAAGATCTCACCAAGGTTAATGAGCCTGCTCTCAACGACATGCCGGATATCATTAAAGTTATCAATAACAATAGCCAGTTCCAGATCGTCATCGGCCCGCAAGTCGAGCACGTCTATCAGGCGATTGAGCAGGCTCGGGTCGTCGAACCTGAAAGCCAGATGGTTGCCGAACCCGAGGAAAAAACCTCGCTGTTTAACCGTCTGCTTTCCAATATCTCGGCCATTTTCACCCCTTACATCGGCGTGTTGGCGGGCGTCGGCATGCTCAAGGGTATCGTGGTTTTACTCCAAACTATGAACCTGGTCCATACCGATGCCTATGTCTTTACCGTGTTTAACGCACTGGCCAGCGGCGTGTTCACTTTCCTGCCTTTATTTATTGCAGTCACCGCCGCAGAGAAGTTTAAAACCAATAAATACATTGCGTTAGCTTTGACGGCGGCCATGGTATACCCATTAACGACGACGGATATCCCTGCCGCAATCAGCGTATTTGGCCTGTCGCTGAGTATGAAAATCTACGGCGGCGCGGTGATCCCGGCGATTTTCGCGGTACTTTTCCTCAGCTATGTCGAACGCTATCTGAAGAAAGTCATCCCGGAAGTCGCCGCGCTGGTGTTTGTCCCCTGCCTGTCGCTGATTATCACTGGTTTCGTGGTATTCACCTTTATCGGCCCGATTGCTGACTACGTGGGCATCGGCATCGCCAAAGGCTACTTCTGGCTTTACCAGCTCAGCCCGGTGATTTCCGGCGCGCTGCTGGCAGGCATTGGTCAGTTGTTCGTGGTATTCGGCGTGCATTGGGGCATTATCCCGATTGCGCTGATCAACATTCAGGTTTCTGGCTTCGACACCATTATGCCGATGTTTATGTCGGCGGTGATGGGGCAATTCGGCGCGGCCTTTGGCGCAATCTTCATCGCCCGCAATGTGAAAGATAAGCAGATTGCCATTTCAGCCTCTATTTCCGCCTTCTTTGGCATCACCGAACCGGCGTTGTATGGGGTGAACCTGAAGTATCGCATGCTGTTTGTGTTTGGCTGCATCGGCGCGGCGCTGGGTGGCGGGATAACCGGCCTGCTGGGGGTGAAAACTTACAGTTTCTTGCCGGTGCTGAACGTGTTTGAGCTCGGCCTGTTCAGTGGCCCTGACTCGAAGATGATTTACGAAGTCGCCGCTATCGCCGTCGCCTTTAGCGTCCCGGCCATCCTAACCATTATTTATGGCAAAACTAGACTGGCGAAACTGCCCATTCCGGCGACCGAAAAGCCGTGA